One stretch of Micromonospora cremea DNA includes these proteins:
- a CDS encoding DUF3817 domain-containing protein, with translation MREKVTRLFVAAAIAEACSWLALLVGMVVKYGPPENELGVKIFGPIHGGLFIAYILLVLAVARLHRWSLLATVVALACAVPPFATLAYERWARRRGMLDTAGRPAREPAPVG, from the coding sequence ATGCGTGAGAAGGTGACCCGGCTCTTCGTCGCGGCGGCGATCGCTGAGGCGTGCTCGTGGTTGGCCCTGCTGGTCGGCATGGTGGTCAAGTACGGTCCGCCGGAGAACGAGCTGGGCGTCAAGATCTTCGGCCCGATCCACGGCGGCCTGTTCATCGCGTACATCCTCCTGGTGCTGGCGGTGGCCCGGCTGCACCGGTGGAGCCTGCTGGCCACGGTCGTGGCGCTGGCGTGCGCGGTGCCGCCGTTCGCCACCCTGGCCTACGAGCGCTGGGCCCGCCGTCGGGGCATGCTCGACACCGCCGGCCGACCGGCCCGCGAGCCCGCCCCGGTCGGCTGA
- a CDS encoding MmcQ/YjbR family DNA-binding protein → MIRLADIRSYAMALPEVVEKPHFRLPGFRVADKLLAHLEKGDAHAIMCVGQAEARTAAAAQPDIYEEVWRNGRIFVGLRVDLAKVTEEGMRELIEHAWRNRAPKRLVALHDSR, encoded by the coding sequence ATGATCAGGCTGGCTGACATCCGTAGCTACGCGATGGCGCTGCCGGAGGTCGTCGAGAAGCCGCACTTCCGGCTGCCCGGCTTCCGCGTCGCGGACAAGCTCCTCGCTCATCTGGAGAAGGGCGACGCGCACGCGATCATGTGTGTCGGGCAGGCGGAGGCCAGGACCGCGGCCGCGGCTCAGCCGGACATCTACGAGGAGGTGTGGCGCAACGGCCGGATCTTCGTCGGCCTCCGCGTCGACCTGGCCAAGGTCACCGAGGAGGGCATGCGGGAGCTGATCGAGCACGCCTGGCGCAACCGGGCGCCGAAGCGCCTGGTCGCCCTGCATGACAGCCGGTGA
- a CDS encoding GNAT family N-acetyltransferase gives MKNERESAPGVAHDGGEPTVRLRPVAEADLEMFRRFCTEPGLIGLDWSGFRDPGAPARRFAVDNWLGADDGRLMVEVEPEGTAAGIVSYLSGRYSGLASYWEIGIVLLPAWRGRGIGWRAQALLCDYLFQHTPAQRIQAGTHPENVTEQRSLEKAGFQLEGVVRACEFRAGRWRDGYLYSRLRDDPSPWDRPGE, from the coding sequence ATGAAGAACGAGCGAGAGTCGGCGCCTGGCGTGGCGCACGACGGCGGGGAACCGACGGTACGACTGCGGCCGGTCGCCGAGGCCGACCTGGAGATGTTCCGGCGGTTCTGCACCGAGCCGGGGCTGATCGGGCTGGACTGGTCCGGCTTCCGCGACCCGGGTGCACCGGCACGGCGGTTCGCCGTGGACAACTGGCTGGGCGCCGACGACGGCCGGCTCATGGTCGAGGTCGAGCCGGAGGGGACCGCTGCCGGTATCGTCAGCTACCTGTCCGGGCGCTACAGCGGGTTGGCGTCGTACTGGGAGATCGGGATCGTCCTGCTGCCAGCGTGGCGCGGACGCGGCATCGGCTGGCGCGCCCAGGCGCTGCTCTGCGACTACCTGTTCCAGCACACCCCGGCGCAGCGCATCCAGGCCGGCACCCACCCGGAGAACGTCACCGAGCAGCGGTCGCTGGAAAAGGCCGGCTTCCAGCTCGAGGGCGTCGTGCGGGCCTGCGAGTTTCGGGCCGGGCGGTGGCGCGACGGGTACCTCTACAGCCGGCTGCGCGACGACCCGTCACCCTGGGACCGGCCGGGGGAGTGA
- a CDS encoding glutamate--cysteine ligase, which translates to MGEDVGVRTFSREDRARYRDKVRRCLDVFAEMLRESRFDIDRPLTGLEIELNLVDQGSMPAMRNADVLAAIADPSFQTELGQFNIEINVAPRRLTGTGTAEFEEHVRASLNAAEEKARAIGAHMVMIGILPTLRPEHLTAETLSHNPRYALLNEQIFAARGEDLPIAISGVERLAVTADTITPEAACTSTQFHLQVSPAQFADYWNAAQAIAGIQVALGANAPLFFGRELWRETRIPLFQQATDTRSEEIKAQGVRPRVWFGERWITNVFDLFEENVRYFPALLPVCDPEDPAQALAAGEVPNLAELRLHNGTVYRWNRPVYDVSRGRPHLRVENRVLPAGPTVLDTIANGAFYFGLVRALAESDRPLWSQMSFSAAEENFTSCARYGIEAQVFWPGLGYLPVTELVLRRLLPLAHHGLDRWGLDPGERDRLLGIIEQRCLTGRNGATWQVETLHRLESADHLDRPAALREVVRHYVTLMHSNRPVHEWPIP; encoded by the coding sequence ATGGGCGAGGATGTCGGCGTACGGACCTTCAGCCGGGAGGACCGCGCCCGCTACCGGGACAAGGTCCGCCGTTGCCTGGACGTCTTCGCCGAGATGCTGCGCGAGTCGCGGTTCGACATCGACCGGCCGCTGACGGGGCTGGAGATCGAGCTGAACCTCGTCGACCAGGGGTCGATGCCGGCGATGCGCAACGCCGACGTGCTGGCGGCGATCGCCGACCCGAGCTTCCAGACCGAGCTGGGCCAGTTCAACATAGAGATCAACGTGGCGCCGCGCCGGCTGACCGGCACCGGCACCGCCGAGTTTGAGGAGCACGTGCGGGCCAGCCTCAACGCCGCCGAGGAGAAGGCCCGCGCGATCGGCGCGCACATGGTCATGATCGGCATTCTGCCGACGCTGCGCCCCGAGCACCTGACCGCCGAGACGCTCTCGCACAACCCCCGGTACGCGCTGCTCAACGAGCAGATCTTCGCCGCCCGGGGCGAGGACCTGCCGATCGCCATCAGCGGTGTGGAACGGTTGGCGGTCACCGCCGACACGATCACCCCGGAGGCGGCCTGCACCAGCACGCAGTTCCACCTCCAGGTCAGCCCGGCCCAGTTCGCCGACTACTGGAACGCCGCCCAGGCGATCGCCGGCATCCAGGTCGCCCTCGGCGCGAACGCGCCGCTGTTCTTCGGCCGGGAGCTGTGGCGGGAGACCCGCATCCCGCTGTTCCAGCAGGCCACCGACACCCGGTCGGAGGAGATCAAGGCGCAGGGCGTACGGCCCCGGGTCTGGTTCGGCGAACGCTGGATCACCAACGTGTTCGACCTGTTCGAGGAGAACGTCCGCTACTTCCCGGCGCTGCTGCCGGTCTGCGACCCGGAGGACCCGGCGCAGGCGTTGGCCGCCGGTGAGGTGCCCAACCTCGCCGAGCTGCGGCTGCACAACGGCACCGTCTACCGGTGGAACCGGCCCGTGTACGACGTGTCGCGCGGCCGGCCGCACCTGCGGGTGGAGAACCGGGTGCTGCCCGCCGGGCCCACCGTACTGGACACCATCGCGAACGGCGCTTTCTACTTCGGACTGGTCCGGGCCCTGGCCGAGTCGGACCGGCCGTTGTGGTCGCAGATGTCGTTCAGCGCCGCCGAGGAGAACTTCACCAGCTGCGCCCGGTACGGCATCGAGGCGCAGGTCTTCTGGCCCGGCCTCGGCTACCTGCCGGTCACCGAGCTGGTGCTGCGCCGGCTGCTGCCGTTGGCGCACCACGGCCTGGACCGGTGGGGGCTGGATCCGGGCGAGCGCGACCGGCTGCTCGGCATCATCGAGCAGCGCTGCCTGACCGGCCGCAACGGCGCGACGTGGCAGGTGGAGACGCTGCACCGGCTGGAGTCCGCCGACCACCTGGACCGGCCGGCGGCGCTGCGCGAGGTGGTCCGGCACTACGTGACGCTGATGCACAGCAACCGCCCGGTGCACGAGTGGCCCATCCCCTGA